A genomic stretch from Bordetella sp. N includes:
- the rbfA gene encoding 30S ribosome-binding factor RbfA translates to MSRHKSKAIPGRNLRLADQIQKDLAVLIQREIDVARGGLITLSGVELSQDYAHAKVYFTVMGAEPEAATTLLNEKAGWLHSQLYRMLHIHTVPTLRFFHDEQIARGIEMSQLIDRANRPDSYRDKPDEPEDQS, encoded by the coding sequence ATGAGCCGTCATAAGTCTAAAGCCATCCCCGGCCGCAATCTGCGGTTGGCCGACCAGATCCAGAAGGACCTGGCCGTGTTGATCCAACGTGAAATCGACGTCGCGCGCGGCGGTCTGATTACGCTGTCGGGGGTGGAACTGTCGCAGGATTATGCCCATGCCAAGGTGTACTTCACCGTCATGGGCGCGGAGCCGGAAGCGGCCACCACCCTGCTAAATGAAAAGGCGGGCTGGCTGCATTCGCAGCTATACCGCATGTTGCACATCCATACCGTGCCGACCCTGCGCTTCTTCCATGACGAGCAGATCGCGCGCGGTATTGAGATGTCGCAACTGATCGATCGTGCCAACCGTCCCGATTCCTATCGCGACAAGCCCGACGAGCCTGAAGACCAGTCCTGA
- the truB gene encoding tRNA pseudouridine(55) synthase TruB, producing the protein MAKRRGQVLDGVVLLDKPEGLSSNHALQRARRTLDAAKAGHTGTLDPFATGLLVCCMGKATKIAGAMLNADKSYVATVRFGEETDSGDLTGHVVAKAPAEFAGVDEAALREVLSRFIGTIEQIPPMYSALKRDGKPLYEYARAGIELEREPRQVTIHGIELLACDGMTAQIDVACSKGTYIRTLAQDIGRALGCYGHLSALRRTQVGPFSLSHAVALDVLQAMPDPKQVLLPMNELPAGLVPVKH; encoded by the coding sequence ATGGCCAAACGACGCGGGCAGGTGCTCGACGGAGTAGTGCTGCTGGACAAACCTGAAGGACTGTCCAGCAACCACGCATTGCAGCGCGCGCGCCGCACCCTGGATGCCGCCAAGGCGGGGCATACGGGAACGTTGGATCCCTTCGCCACCGGCTTGCTGGTGTGCTGTATGGGCAAGGCGACCAAAATCGCCGGAGCGATGTTGAATGCTGACAAAAGCTACGTCGCCACGGTACGTTTTGGCGAGGAAACCGATTCCGGCGACCTGACCGGCCACGTCGTGGCGAAGGCGCCGGCGGAGTTCGCCGGCGTGGACGAAGCCGCGTTGCGCGAAGTGCTGTCACGTTTTATCGGCACCATCGAGCAGATTCCGCCGATGTACTCGGCGCTGAAGCGCGATGGCAAGCCGCTGTATGAGTATGCCCGCGCCGGCATCGAACTGGAGCGGGAACCGCGCCAGGTGACGATACACGGCATCGAACTGCTTGCCTGCGATGGCATGACCGCGCAGATCGATGTGGCTTGCAGCAAGGGGACGTATATCCGCACGCTGGCCCAGGATATCGGGCGCGCGTTGGGATGTTACGGCCACTTGTCCGCACTGCGCCGCACCCAGGTGGGGCCGTTTTCGCTGTCGCACGCGGTGGCGCTGGATGTTTTGCAAGCAATGCCTGATCCCAAGCAGGTTTTGCTGCCCATGAACGAATTGCCGGCGGGCCTGGTGCCCGTCAAACACTAA